In one window of Macadamia integrifolia cultivar HAES 741 chromosome 2, SCU_Mint_v3, whole genome shotgun sequence DNA:
- the LOC122067742 gene encoding pentatricopeptide repeat-containing protein At5g66631-like — MLLNRFFHYMVNSTNFLTKKTHNFSSIAVTNRVSLYLHRARLIDSIRLALRSKSPHSIISLLDDPAVDSFVITHALRCAPSTDSALSLVETLKTLPKFSHTQTTLHAIAKILSKSQRIIELQTLIDAINAGEFTNVAWVSYMDQLRWYAAAADLDSAVRAWNELRLVLPNGKRHPCTESYNILMSLFAKKGKNSEAVQMFHQMISEGANPNSRTYTVVIEHLVSFGMLNSAIEVFKRLPLMRIKRTLRQYSVLAKGFTDMERFDEVKTLIKDMQDDGILPGQAMQLSLKCMQEAGYVDETEQFLKELAPDERIGNVGFVIDGSDNEEEVDSEDDNGVADGDAIQLKPWLDPSSLASALNDWSDTEVSTLTDAKFVWTSRLVCKMLRSFKRAETAWKFFCWVACQPGGFTHDIYTVSRMIVILARHGHVELVDQLILKMRREGIRLSVSTVRLIIDFYGISKKADAALKVFRDVELVSNTLSKLNLMLLYSSLLRTLVKCRRGLEAIDLLEEMILSGILPDIQTYCGLMQYFALEGDLRMVQRLFGMVRQSSVNPDAYMFQILIRAYCKSERAALALRIFEDMRNLNLIPDAATKALLVKSLWKEGKLREASVVEERSEEINGFLPLALPGHVWTMNSADLIEVYNIYSSGFVMSGV, encoded by the coding sequence ATGCTTCTCAATCGCTTCTTCCACTACATGGTGAACTCAACCAACTTCTTAACCAAGAAAACTCACAACTTTTCCTCTATCGCAGTCACCAACCGTGTCTCCCTCTACCTTCACCGAGCAAGACTCATTGATTCAATCAGACTTGCACTTCGATCTAAATCACCTCACTCCATTATTTCCCTTCTCGATGATCCTGCAGTTGATTCATTTGTTATCACTCATGCCCTCCGTTGTGCTCCCTCAACCGACTCAGCCCTTTCCCTCGTTGAAACCCTGAAAACCCTCCCAAAATTTTCACATACCCAAACTACTCTTCATGCTATTGCTAAAATCTTATCCAAGTCTCAGAGAATTATTGAACTCCAAACCCTTATTGATGCCATTAATGCTGGAGAGTTCACGAATGTCGCATGGGTCAGCTATATGGACCAATTAAGGTGGTATGCAGCCGCTGCTGACCTTGATTCGGCAGTCCGAGCTTGGAATGAGTTGAGACTTGTGCTCCCTAATGGAAAGAGGCATCCTTGTACTGAGTCTTACAACATCCTCATGAGTCTTTTTGCAAAGAAGGGTAAAAATTCAGAAGCTGTTCAGATGTTCCACCAGATGATTAGCGAAGGTGCAAACCCTAATTCAAGGACATACACAGTTGTCATCGAGCACCTTGTGAGTTTTGGGATGTTAAACTCAGCAATCGAGGTTTTTAAGAGATTACCCTTGATGAGAATCAAGCGCACGTTGAGGCAGTATTCTGTTTTGGCCAAAGGTTTCACTGATATGGAGAGATTTGATGAGGTTAAGACATTGATCAAGGATATGCAGGATGATGGAATTTTGCCTGGTCAAGCTATGCAGTTGTCACTAAAATGTATGCAAGAGGCCGGTTATGTTGACGAAACGGAGCAATTCCTCAAGGAATTAGCGCCAGATGAGAGAATTGGTAATGTCGGGTTTGTTATAGATGGCAGTGACAATGAGGAGGAGGTGGATAGTGAAGATGATAATGGAGTTGCTGATGGTGATGCAATTCAATTGAAACCTTGGCTGGATCCGAGCTCCCTGGCAAGCGCATTGAATGATTGGAGTGATACAGAGGTTTCAACATTGACAGATGCAAAATTTGTATGGACAAGTCGATTGGTCTGTAAGATGCTTAGGAGTTTCAAGAGAGCAGAGACTGCATGGAAGTTCTTCTGTTGGGTTGCATGCCAGCCTGGAGGATTTACTCATGATATCTATACAGTCTCAAGGATGATTGTCATTTTGGCACGCCATGGACATGTTGAATTAGTCGACCAACTTATTCTTAAGATGAGAAGAGAGGGGATTCGGTTATCAGTCAGCACCGTGAGATTAATTATTGACTTCTATGGTATTTCTAAAAAAGCTGATGCTGCTTTGAAGGTCTTTCGTGATGTTGAACTTGTCAGCAATACCTTATCAAAATTGAATCTAATGCTTTTGTATTCATCACTTCTGCGGACATTGGTcaaatgtaggagaggtttGGAAGCAATTGACTTACTTGAAGAGATGATATTATCAGGGATTCTACCTGATATCCAGACATATTGTGGGTTGATGCAATACTTTGCCCTTGAAGGAGATTTGAGAATGGTACAAAGGCTGTTTGGAATGGTTAGGCAGAGTAGTGTAAACCCGGATGCCTACATGTTTCAAATACTTATCCGTGCTTACTGTAAGAGTGAGAGAGCAGCTCTTGCGTTGAGAATTTTTGAAGACATGAGGAACTTGAATTTGATCCCTGATGCTGCCACAAAAGCATTACTGGTGAAGAGTCTTTGGAAGGAAGGTAAACTGAGGGAGGCTTCTGTTGTAGAAGAGCGAAGTGAGGAGATAAATGGCTTTCTTCCACTTGCATTACCAGGTCATGTATGGACTATGAATTCTGCTGATCTGATAGAAGTTTACAATATTTATTCCAGTGGTTTCGTGATGAGTGGTGTTTAA
- the LOC122067753 gene encoding uncharacterized protein LOC122067753, with product MSFMKGDLLTRTRKLVKGLAKAKPIWLKAMEEAPPVTFPRTDGKVEKISLPEDIYVKKFFQKYPDSKYEDAIRFCGFDPPPARVFGWRVLEMKEQGVSEEEAMAVADMEYRAEKKAKKQAFKRLKQIARLQGKKPPPNPYPSAIKEIQAEEKKYVRDRFFNPKIREIVQKLKEEKAAEMQERMKGGSW from the exons ATGTCGTTCATGAAAGGAGATCTTCTGACAAGAACTAGGAAACTTGTGAAAGGTCTTGCCAAGGCCAAGCCCATATGGCTTAAAGCCATGGAAGA GGCTCCACCTGTGACATTCCCTCGTACTGATGGAAAAGTGGAGAAAATCAGTCTTCCTGAGGATATCTATGTAAAGAAGTTCTTTCAAAAATATCCAGATTCTAAATATGAAGATGCTATCAG GTTTTGCGGCTTTGATCCCCCTCCAGCTCGTGTCTTTGGTTGGCGAGTACTTGAGATGAAAGAGCAGGGAGTGAGTGAAGAGGAAGCGATGGCTGTTGCTGAT ATGGAATACCGAGCagaaaagaaagcaaagaagcAAGCATTTAAACGGCTGAAGCAAATTGCACGTCTCCAAGGAAAGAAACCACCACCAAACCCATATCCAAGTGCTATCAAGGAAATACAGGCTGAAGAGAAGAAATATGTTCGTGACCGATTCTTTAATCCCAAGATACGAGAGATCGTGCAGAAATTGAAAGAAGAGAAGGCAGCTGAGATGCAAGAAAGAATGAAGGGAGGTAGTTGGTAA